TAGATTTTTTCTTTAACCCTTTTATAAAATTATCGATAACATAAAAGTTAAAAATTATACCTAATAGAGCATATAAACCTAATGTTTTATCAAAAGATATTCCTACTAAAAACACTATCATAAAATCTGCCAATAGTAGTGCTTTACCTATTTCTAGATTAAAGTACTTATTAATAATTTTGGCTACAATATCAGTACCTCCGGTTGAGGAATTCTGATAAAAAATTATGGCCATACCAATTCCCTGTATGAGAATTCCAAATATCAGATTAATCATTAAGTCATCTACTAGAGGGGTTTCCACTTGAACAATAACTTCTAGAATATAAATTAATATGGCAAGAAAAAAGCTTGAGTAAATTGTATATCTCTCAAAATCTTTGCCAACTGCTATAAAGGCTATAATAAATAGTACCAAATTCGAGATAAACACAATTATCCCTATTGTAATAATAGGTATATCATTAACAATATTAACTGTCACTAAAGTGACTGATTTAGATAGTGTCAAGTTGTTATAGAAAAGAGTCAACATTATTGGAAACGTAACTTTACTCTCAATAAAGATAAATACTAATCTAGAAAATTAGACCGCCAATCATGTTAAATACATAATCAGCGGTCATTTTATTATATTTCCATATTAATCTCATAATCTTAGCACTCTACAGTCAACTTATCGTTAAAAACCGCTACTTTCTCAATAATATCTCTATGTAATCTAGGCCCTAAATTATAAAATATCAATATGCTCTCCTGCAAGTGCCTTGTTCATACTTCTAACTGCACAAAACTTTCCGCACATGGAACACGTATCTTCATACTCAGGCTTCCTTTCAGCACGTATTCTTTTGGCTGTTTCAGGA
This portion of the Tepidimicrobium xylanilyticum genome encodes:
- a CDS encoding YitT family protein, encoding MTVNIVNDIPIITIGIIVFISNLVLFIIAFIAVGKDFERYTIYSSFFLAILIYILEVIVQVETPLVDDLMINLIFGILIQGIGMAIIFYQNSSTGGTDIVAKIINKYFNLEIGKALLLADFMIVFLVGISFDKTLGLYALLGIIFNFYVIDNFIKGLKKKSNIFIISERSFEINDFIYKYIRVRFNNFLC